The Mesorhizobium koreense genome includes a window with the following:
- a CDS encoding amidohydrolase family protein — protein sequence MSLRDTLENCGHAVFCPGSVLLPDGLRTNVALVVRGGRFGEIGPVAEVAASNGNLTRVDLPGHLLMPGFIDVHTHLTQSLGKSLVFGEPSEIFRRVWVPLEGSLDERMVYLSAKLAALECLRGGFTTAVDAGTRSADHIDALARAARETGLRSVVGLICNDVHGTAIVPDKASIIAKAANHLAAFAKDPLIHPSLAISIPEAATEAMLRTISTMAGEAGAIFQTHVNEHLVAVERSLVATGRRPLEHLAHIGALGSHVLIAHSTLVTPHELNLLRDSDTAVAYNPMASVWKGNAVAPALQMAALGIRFGLGTDGTRADAFRLMDAAETLQRASIGLATGDSSCGGGWLWLDRATRGAADSSGLASVTGEIRQGLAADFLLVDLDRPEFTPSHDLVWELVRYGNRDQIDAVFTNGRLRLWQGWPVDWDARSLLAEIREAVTDTIANAPIQKIHPDASTFRALGHYR from the coding sequence ATGAGCCTTCGCGATACCCTGGAGAATTGCGGCCATGCTGTCTTTTGCCCTGGCAGCGTCCTGCTGCCGGACGGGCTGCGAACCAATGTCGCGCTTGTGGTGCGCGGCGGCCGATTTGGCGAGATTGGCCCTGTTGCAGAGGTGGCCGCCTCCAATGGCAACCTGACGCGGGTAGACCTACCGGGACACCTGCTGATGCCCGGCTTCATCGATGTCCACACGCATTTGACGCAGTCGCTTGGCAAATCGCTGGTATTCGGCGAGCCGTCGGAAATCTTTCGCCGTGTATGGGTGCCGCTCGAGGGCAGCCTGGACGAGCGAATGGTATATCTCTCGGCGAAGCTTGCGGCTCTGGAATGCCTGCGCGGCGGCTTCACCACCGCCGTCGACGCCGGTACGCGTTCCGCCGACCATATAGACGCCCTGGCGCGAGCCGCTCGCGAGACGGGCCTGCGCAGCGTCGTCGGCCTGATCTGCAACGATGTCCACGGCACGGCGATCGTTCCTGACAAAGCAAGCATAATAGCCAAGGCGGCGAACCATCTGGCCGCCTTCGCCAAGGATCCACTCATCCATCCCTCGCTCGCCATCTCCATCCCGGAAGCGGCGACCGAAGCGATGCTTCGCACGATTTCCACGATGGCCGGGGAGGCGGGAGCGATATTCCAGACCCACGTCAACGAACATCTGGTCGCGGTCGAACGTTCGCTGGTCGCGACGGGGCGGCGTCCGCTCGAACATCTCGCTCATATCGGCGCGCTAGGCAGCCACGTGCTGATCGCGCACTCGACCCTGGTCACGCCGCATGAACTGAACCTTCTGCGCGACAGTGACACGGCTGTGGCCTACAACCCCATGGCGAGCGTCTGGAAGGGAAACGCGGTCGCGCCGGCGCTGCAGATGGCGGCGCTCGGCATCCGCTTCGGTCTCGGCACCGACGGCACGCGGGCCGATGCGTTCCGCCTGATGGATGCTGCCGAAACGCTGCAACGCGCCAGCATCGGTCTGGCGACCGGCGACTCGTCCTGCGGCGGCGGATGGTTATGGCTGGACCGGGCCACCCGCGGTGCCGCCGATTCAAGCGGCTTGGCCAGCGTCACCGGCGAGATCAGGCAGGGGCTTGCCGCCGACTTCCTTCTGGTCGATCTCGACCGTCCGGAATTCACGCCATCGCACGACCTTGTCTGGGAACTCGTACGCTACGGCAATCGCGATCAGATCGACGCGGTGTTCACCAACGGCCGCCTTCGCCTCTGGCAAGGCTGGCCGGTGGACTGGGACGCACGGTCGCTCCTGGCCGAAATCAGGGAAGCGGTAACCGACACCATCGCAAACGCGCCGATCCAGAAAATCCATCCCGACGCCAGCACCTTTCGCGC